From the genome of Mycobacterium kansasii ATCC 12478:
CGTCCGCGTTGCCCGGGCTGGAGTCGATCTCGATCACCGCGAACGCGTCACCGAGCCGCTGCTTGAGCGTGGCGAACCGTTCCCGCGGCGCCATCTTGTCCTCGCTGAAGCGCAATCCCATGGCGCACAAGCCGTCGTTGGCACAGCGGTCGGCGACGACGCGAAGCTCGGATTCGCTCAGCCCGGGGTCGCGACGCTGCGCGCGCGTCAGCGGCAGTGGCACCGAGGGCTGGCTGAGCACCGGGGCGAGCACGCTGTCGTCGACGGCGGCGGCCAGCGCGAAGCCGCCGGTGAAACACTGGCCGATCACACCGACGCCCTTACCGGGGGTCGACGCGTTGAGATCGCGCGCCAGCGCGCGCAGAAACTGCGCCACCGGGCGCTGCTTGTTGGTGGCCATCGCCGCGAACTCCCGGGCCACGCACGCCCGGCTGAGCGTGGCGGCCATATAGCCGGCCGATACCGCCTTGCCCGGCGCACCGAACAGCGACGGGATTGCCACGGTGAACCCGTTGTCCACCAGGTGATTACCCAGGCCCAGCACCCCGGGATGAATCCCCGGGATCTCCGGGATCAGCACCACTCCCGGGCCGGACCCCTTGCGATAGACGTCGTGGGTGTAGCCGCCGCCGGTGAACGACGACGCCGACCACCCGGACAGGTC
Proteins encoded in this window:
- a CDS encoding dienelactone hydrolase family protein — encoded protein: MSGPEADLSGWSASSFTGGGYTHDVYRKGSGPGVVLIPEIPGIHPGVLGLGNHLVDNGFTVAIPSLFGAPGKAVSAGYMAATLSRACVAREFAAMATNKQRPVAQFLRALARDLNASTPGKGVGVIGQCFTGGFALAAAVDDSVLAPVLSQPSVPLPLTRAQRRDPGLSESELRVVADRCANDGLCAMGLRFSEDKMAPRERFATLKQRLGDAFAVIEIDSSPGNADGFSRMAHSVLTDEVREVDGQAAYEARKRVVEFLTERLSR